A genomic window from Providencia alcalifaciens includes:
- a CDS encoding PIN domain-containing protein codes for MVEQSLTKKSYILVDYENVQPVLSQHIESDKTHFIIFVGSHQSRISYELAASLQPLGKKVQYIKMNQGGRNSLDFHIAYFIGKLSTEDKQANFVIISNDKGFDPLVEYLNRQDVMIQRLPSESTASTSTSNELT; via the coding sequence ATGGTTGAGCAGAGTTTAACGAAAAAGTCATATATCTTGGTCGATTATGAGAATGTTCAGCCAGTTTTGAGTCAACATATCGAGTCAGATAAAACCCACTTCATTATCTTCGTAGGAAGCCACCAGAGTCGTATTAGCTATGAATTGGCTGCGTCTTTGCAGCCATTAGGGAAGAAAGTTCAGTACATCAAAATGAATCAAGGAGGTCGTAACAGCCTCGATTTTCATATCGCTTATTTTATTGGAAAGCTATCGACTGAAGATAAACAAGCCAATTTTGTGATTATCTCTAATGACAAAGGCTTCGACCCTTTGGTTGAATATCTCAATCGACAAGATGTGATGATCCAACGCCTCCCCTCAGAATCAACCGCTTCAACTAGCACCAGCAATGAACTAACATAA
- a CDS encoding helix-turn-helix transcriptional regulator produces MTNTTNYPLLNDQFVDMKFITHLTGLTDKWFYKLIQDGEFPKPIKLGRSSRWLKSEVEHWLNERITASRG; encoded by the coding sequence ATGACCAATACAACCAATTACCCCTTACTGAATGACCAGTTTGTTGATATGAAATTTATCACTCATCTGACAGGATTAACGGATAAGTGGTTTTATAAACTCATTCAAGACGGTGAGTTTCCCAAACCAATAAAGTTAGGACGTAGCTCACGTTGGTTAAAGAGTGAAGTCGAACACTGGCTGAATGAACGTATCACCGCTTCTAGAGGCTAA